Within the Silurus meridionalis isolate SWU-2019-XX chromosome 2, ASM1480568v1, whole genome shotgun sequence genome, the region aaaggcttttgttatacatgtttggggCTATTGATATTGAGTTGGCATTCAAATTGATGActaggtagccagacaagctattgttttacagtcatggccattGATATTGATGTCCGCTATTCCAAGCCcaacaatacacacagacacatacacaattacttttcaagaatttctcttttaaaaacaaacgaGCAATAAAACCTATAAAATCGTATACATCTGTAAAGGGAaatatattgtaacttacagatgtaaaatagcatctccatgcagatctccaagtctTTGTTGTTATaagaatattttccacatcgctgctttgtgcaaatctccgataaaacaacttttttggctgtccatttttgttctttgttttctttttttgtaaacaaagtacAGTTAGCACGACCACTTCCGGGTTTGTGTGCAGGTGTAATTGTTTGTAATACTCAACCAAGTGGTGAATAAAATACTTCCATATATCGTTAGACTActgcactcattggctacatttcccatcaatcattttttttccataatgctactggctggaaataaaaggtttgaaatcaTAGCAGGTGCATAATAAACGTCACCTGGACACCTGCCTATGGATTGTAGACTCAAGCCCGAGATTCCGACTCTcttactgcatttatttatttatttttttagtgcgtggtctcatttgttttgtgacAGTATatgccatgtttgtttttttttaccagcaagatgtcgttttttatgcaaaagttacactgatacacacattcagcaaatacatttgtaataaGTTTCCcgttgaaaaacagtgatccgaaatcgctgcttgaggcttagaccttttAGAATGgtgtatagttagtcatggttactctttttcctttttatgtaatctattgctaaacaatAACACatgagaacaatgggatatcggcGCGCGTCGCTGACGACTAAGGGGTTTTAAATAAACTGCTAGACTCCTGGTTCCAGGGATTTGAAGAAGAGTTTTCAGATGAAGTGCTCATTGGGGGACTTAAAGATGGATATTCGAATAGACGGAAAGTGTGTTTGCTAAATTACTTGATAGGAGCAGCAAAGTTGACGGAAACAGGTTCTGCAGCTGGTTTCCACAAATTTCTCAGATGTTTAAAGGTGTAGTGGCCGGAAGGTTAAAGATTGAGGTTTTTATATTACAAACTTAAAAATAGTTTTCTGAAATGTCTTTGGGTGcgcgtgtgtgggtgtgcgcgCGCATGTGTGGAACAGCCGAAGAAGTGGGCGGAGTCTATCAGCCCAATGActtgtcatttaaaacactctaatacacacatacttttttctttctctctttaatctttttcattgtctctcacacacacacacacacacacacacacacactctcacacgctTAATCCCTGTCTCTCTTGTTTGAGAttgaataaaacaaatctttGAGGATCAGCAGTACAAGATTTGTAAGTAAAGTTACTATTTTGAAAATCATTAagttttgtgattttatttgacATCAAACAAAAAAGATATTTCAGTTTGTCCAATAGTGTATAGAACATTATAAAACTTTGATCATTTTGTGGTGGTATATTaaggtttttttctgtatttagtcACTTTTCTGAAATAGACATTCCTACTTCAGTAAATGTGAATTCTTTTCTATTCTTTCATGCAGCTCTGGATAAACGGAAAGAAACATAGATGCAGGTTTAACCTGTTGTTGTATTCACTATTAGGACATGAACACTCAGTTTTGCTTGCCAGAGTAATTTCCTTTGTTTACACATCACATTAAATGCATGTAGTACCTGGACTTTCCTGTGAACTTTAtagcattgttgttttttttttttttcctgcacagAGAATTTAAATGTCATTCCGTGTATTTGCTTAACACTGTAAGTCTACATGAAATCTTTAAATTTTTGCTGAAGACCGAAGGTCAAACTAGACACCATTTATGATGTTGATATTTTACATCCCTATTGGGACCACTGTATCCTTGCTTTTTACGTGACTTACAggattttttgtttgtggtgCATACATTCATGCTGTCAGCTTTTAGCCTCATGTATATGGTTTCCATTTTAAAGCTCACCTGTTCAGCCCTGGGGCTACTTCCTCGAATGTTCAGTTGTAATCAGTGACACCgtgtggtattttttttttgaaggtcaTGGCAGAATTGCAGATCCGTCGCTACAAGGATGATGACAAGGAAGACGTGAAGGAGATCTTTATGCTTGGAATGAGTGAACATGTGCCATCCTCATGCATGTATGTGCTGAAACAGCCGCCCACCCAGATGCTGCTAGCGTGTGTGTTTTGCGCACTGCTGGCTAGCTCTAAGTCCATCCTGCTGCCCGTCCTGGCTGTTACGCTGCTTCTGGCTGCAGGACGCCAACTAATCATCTACATGTTCTCCAGGTACATCCAAGTTTGCCTGCAAAAAGACCTTGACTACATCCAGGAAACGTATGTAGATGCTGTTAACTCGTGCTTCTGGGTGGCTGAGTACCAGGGTCGCGTGGTGGGCACAGTGGCATGCCTTCCTGCCGAGCAGAATAAGGTCTGCCTGGAGCTTAAGCGCATGTCGGTGATGCGTTCTTACCGTGGGAGGGGCATCGCCAAAGCACTGTGCCGCACCGTGGCCGACTTCGCTCAGCAGCGGGGCATTCCAGCTGTGATCCTCTATACCTCTGTTGTACAGACAGATGCTCATAAGCTATATGAAAATGTGGGCTATAAGAAGGTCAGAGAGTTTGTTGCCCCAGAGTTCATGGCCAAGATCACTAACTTCACTTTATTCGAGTACAGGCTTGACCTGCAGCAACCAGGAAACTGATGGAACACGCtccattaaattattttgtttatgcaTTTCAATTGCTTCTCTCtcacatatataattattttgatgATCAATTAATCGGAcgaccccccccccccttttttttccttcaattaatcggattaaaaaaaatactttttttattaaatttttgcttattataatgatataaaaccATAATTCAGGGTAttgtatgtataaaagtgtacttaaagaTACTACAAAAGCCACATGTTGAgattaactatctttaatttagacatttgaaAACTTACGGTAGCTGCAGGAGCGCATGCGGAATTTTCCTTTGAACAATTTCACTCATGCTGAgttgtttgtttctgtaaaaaataaataaataaataaaaacagcatttgagtatgcaaggtggagcaatttgtgtaaatcaacatttgtattttgcagatggtaagttgacaaccatgtttaaaaaatctatatgaAATATGATACACACGGCTTTGAcaattttggttttttttaattacattttgtttatttgtgcaggtagaagcatctagaatatataataattttttactttggtataatgattaaatatatgcataatatatatgcaaatgcataatatatgcataaagaaaatatacaaacatcaggaaagcatttgaacgtagtaaagccgcagtaaatcacgtttgaaaacagatgtTACTGTtgtattagaaaaataaatatggcttggtgtacaaatgcatcatctttcgctgaaaaccacaacagtgattaaaaatgtgatcgtttactgctgctgtcatttgctgcttttagatttagtgtttgttccaCTGTTGCGAGCGAACTGATGACGCAACCTGATGTTCTCGGGTCACggcagaacagatccagtgcgactgttccgaagttacaaacaatttatacaatagcacttcattacaCAATACCAATTTtacatgatgaggattctacagtttctgctcaccgtgttgatgtttcaccttcatctgtgacaccagtgtgttttcttttcgtGCGCTCGTGCATCACTCTGGTACTTTCATGCCACACGTGCTCCGTTTTGCATTACTACCaggtaaatgtttcttttttccgttcattataaaatgctcccatgatAGTGTATCATATAGTCTTATAGCCTTTCGGGTGATATTGTCCATATTTTATCCATTTAATGTATGTcaattagaaataaattatacagATTTCTGTCATTAACATCAATTTCATTCTTTGCACTGGCCCGAAGCATACCGCATTTGGGTTGGATGCATAATTTAACTTTAATTGAAAAATCTTCGTGTCTGTTATTGCAGTTGAAATGCCCTAGGTGGAGCTGTTGTAGGGAAGGAAATAATCATGTGACAAGCTGATCATGATCATATGGCAAGCTCATGTTTCAGAATAAAGTGTAAGGGTAAGTTTTAATTTTCAGTGTTTATTGTCTCTCAGTTCTAGTTATAAATATTCCAAATAAAGCTTTAAACAGATCACTTAGATATTAATGTTGCTTTGTTTTTCACCTGAGTATGCAACAGTACTTATTCTAGTATTTCATATTTATGGTGGTTGTTGTTTTTAGTAGTGTTTGTAAAGTACAGTACTACTCTTACAATGCTGTGGCCCACTAGGAATATTTCGGCGCTTCACTGCTCCCgcattttttgttaatttaatttttttattatttatttattcttaattttttttctttaatttttgtatttttcttactTCTTCCGACCAATTTTCGGCGCGTAACTTGTCCCGCAGTTTTTGTCCCAGCACCACGGGTGGGACCTCCAAAACGTGCGGCCTgtttgtgtgaggtgtgtgattACTTTTATAAGCATTCGCCCAGCGCGTTTCCGCTCACGTGACGAAaacgcgttttttttttcccccatagaAAATGAATGGGGCATTACTTTCGATCGTCATATCTCGGCCCTTAAACGTCCAACATGCACATATCGCATATCCACTCGTAGGAGGTCCAGAGCGGGTCGCAACTACATGGTCCTGGATTTCCTGATCCGCTCGGAATGCCGGGAATTCCGCCTCAAACCGGCCCCATAGAAAATGAAGGGGGAAAACGGTCAAAAAATCCCCTGCTCGGCCGGTGTCCGCCCGACACGCAGTTACGACATATCCACTCGTACACCCCCCGTTCGTCGAATTACCCCGGCCACGACGAGCAGGGGGGCAAATGATCTCTCCCATAGGAATAAATGGGAAAACACATAGGATTCCCTTACATtgacacacatacagtaaatgaGCCAGGGCAAAGCACAAAAACCCCAGGCATGCCATACATCAATCTAACCAGCCCGGTGGGTGCAATTGCATTATGGGAGATGCTAGAACCCCATAATCAAGGGGGGGCAATAAGCGGGGGAGTAAAAAATGTAGGAAGGAGACGTGTGACATATCGACGGACTCAGCCCAGCATAGAGAGTTGCGTTATGGGTTATATAGTGATCTCACGTGACGTCACATCAAGCCACGCCCACACCATTAGCTCGAATGGGGCACAAAACAAACATGCTCGGACACGGGCCGCGTTTCGTCACCTCGAAATAAAAGCCACAAACCAAGCGTGTTAGGCATCGACACGCTCGTCTCTCCCAGTACAAAAACAACGATCGGCACTAGGAACAACACGGCCGGGGTGTGGAGTTTCGCACCGGCAAGCACTACTCACATTTACTCAGGAAATGTCCCGTTCTAGTTTTCATTAACTTTGTTATGCAAGAACTGGTATGTCTTTTGTTCCTGTTTCTGTGTCTCAGATGTGGTACCAGATCCGTGAATATGAAGACAAGGACTACTCTTCTGTGAGGGAATTATACTCCACAAACTTTCGAGAACATAAAGGGGCTGTGTGTATCTTGACCCTGAAACAGCTCTGGGTGCAAAGTTTACTGCTTGgactcttcatcttcttcttcttcatgttCGGCTCTCTTCTGGCCTCTATACTGTGCCTCAGTGGCGTTCTGCTGGCTGGCAGGTTtgctgttttgtgtatttttgaaCAAGGAGTACAACTCGGCCTCAATGAAGACCTGCGGGACATTGGAGCATCCTACATGCAGCCAGGGCAGGTCAGCTGTTTTTGGGTAGCTGAGACTAAGGGCTGCTTAGTGGGAACTGTGGCAATATTACCCTGTGTGACCGAGCCTGGAGCATGGGAGTTAAAACGCATCTCTGTGAGACAGGAGTTCCGACAACGAGGTCTTGCTAAAGCACTTTGTCAGAAGGCTCTACAGTTTGTTGCCAGGCATAAAGTCGAGAGGGTGGTGTTATTCACTTCTCTGGTGCAGTCAGATGCTCATAAACTTTACCACAGCCTGGGCTTCCACAAGGAGGAGGAGTTCGTTTGGCCATCTATTTATGCCAGGCTTATCAACTTCCTTGTGTTTAAATATACGTGTAGTTACATCTGATTAGTACTgaataatgtaaattatatatatatatatatatatatatatatatatatatatatatatatatatataatatgtacttgccagaggtgggaagtaacaaagtacaaatacttcgttactgtacttaagtagatttttctggtatcagaatcaggtttgttggccaagtgtgttgacacacacaaggaatttggttccagatGTTAGTtactcaaagtacagacataaataacaaatatacattcagcttggactatacaagacaagccatagtgtgtgtaacatatacagataatgtgatgactgacagttcatgtatcagtactttactccactttatttttcggacaactttttactttcactcattacattttttacacaaatatctgtactttcagCTTCTTACAATTTTAAACCAGCCTTGttacttttagtattatttcttctcattgagCGCTGTTTCCCACCAATAAACCCTTCATTTCACAGCTTTTTCACCAtatcactggtgtattatttcctggctatcagaTGTAGACGTAGGCAAGCggagctaacaatgagcaaggcaacAACAGGATTGGTTAATGTAAATTCAGAGGGAGTCactgatgtgaaaataaataaaaacaaagacattccttAACACCCATGGCCATATATAAGGGAGATGTTCAAAATTATCGGTGGAAAAAAGTGCCTGTTTTCAAGAATTCACTGTCAAATTAGAGAAAGGACATACAGGTATTCTAAggtcttatttttatatttttcttgtcATGAGCCATTTTAATGATTAAAGTTTTTTCCCTAcaattttgtttgtcttttatataagggatgctgccacatgttgctattttttaaaataaggatGTTCTTAATTTCTGTAGTATGTAGCTGTCATTTAAAATCTGAGGTTTAGTCAGATAGTTTCTATATGTTGTAGAACTGCTATACAGGTGAAGTATAAATGATAAACTTCCTGTTTGAActttaataaaatgcacaggATAACTCACCTTAAATTTGTCAttcataaaacattataataactTTGAGTTGTTTTCAAGGACAGCTGTAATAACCCTACAATCTGGGATATGGCCTGGTgatggcaaataaataaacacacacacacacacacacacacacacacacacacacacacacacacacacacacacacacacacatatatatatatatatatatatatatatatatatatatatatatatatatatatacacacacagtacagaccaaaagtttggacacaccttctcattcaaagagttttctttattttcatgactataaaattgtagattcacactgaaggcatcaaaactatgaattaacacgtggaattatatatggaattatatacataacaaaaaagtgtgaaacaactgaaaaatgtcatattctaggttcttcaaagtagccaccttttgctttgattactgctttgcacactcttggcattctcttgatgagcttcaagaggtagtcacctgaaatggtcttccaacagtcttgaaggagttccccgagatatgcttggcacttgttggcccttttgccttcactctgcggtccagctcacccctaaaccatcttgattgggttcaggtccggtgactgtggaggccaggtcatctggcgcagcaccccatcactctccttcttggtcatatagcccttgatgccttcagtatGTCTTtgccagaggtgggaagtaacaaagtacaaatacttcgttactgtacttaagtagatttttctggtatcagaatcaggtttgttggccaagtgtgttgacacacacaaggaatttgttcCAGTTGTTAGTTATTTAGTACAGacatctgtgtatatatatatatatatatatatatatatatatatatatatatatatatatatatatatatatatatatatatacatatacacagatgTCTGTAATTTAAGAGtaactatatatatagataattatatatatatatatatatatatatatatatatatatatatatatatatatatatatatataataacaaaagtattgagactcctgaactttcctgctatgttggaaacccaaacctgttccagcatgctcctgtgcacaaagtgagctccttgaagatttggtttacatgctttatgctttggaaaggaagatcttgagtggcctgctatagagctatgaTCTCatttctactgaacacctttgggatgaattggaacgctgactgcaccccaggcctcttcacctcaccttcatcagtacctgcctttcctAACAtctttgtggctgatgaacacagatatccataagcacactccaaaaatctagtggaacatcttcccagaagagtggagggaaatataagagcaaattgggacaaaATCTTGAATTCAATACTCAAAAATTACATACCgtatttatgaccaggtgacccaatacttttagaaatattgtgtgtgtgtgtgtgtgtgtgtgtgtgtgtgtgtgtgtgtatatatatatatatatatatatatatatatatatatatatatatataacatgatatatataaacataagtatctgtacttctacctAAGTAAATGACGTgtatacttttgccacctctggtctttgctgttttattcatatataatatgATCACTAAGTGAAGCATAATGCACTAGTAATGGGAATATgtgatcattttagtgacttggttctttgaaacTTGCTTATCAAAATtaccaaatctttttttggtcatttagtagattttgttattttgtccagaaataataaaaaaaacattttccataaGCAGCTCCCCCAACACATCTACATAAACAAACTTTGATTATAGTTTCAATCatgaaaatgttaaattaaaaatgattcTGACCTCTTCTATCTTTTGTTCTGTATAGTTCGTTTTTTTGTCGTGAgtcccataattattgtaacaataatgtcagaATTCGGATAAAAAAACTGATCTATTGAAATGTgtagcgtctatgggagtcacgtgataaaagaacgaacgacttgGACCAGAGGattaattctgtttcctgtttccAGTCTGCTCATGTgtgtcaagtaaaaaaaaaattaatgaatcactctttgagacttCTCGTTCTTTTGAGTCActttaaagactcgttcaaaatgaacgaatcgttcatgaatGACTCTTCATTACAATACATGTATATTCTTATCTGATGGATTGtatgttatatttgtttgaATATCAGCCTTAAcatacagtaaaaatgtaattagctGACAGCAGGAtactcttttctcttcttctctgtcatcctttgctgaataaaattttattaatgttattattatttttttaaagaccaaTCCAAATCTCCAAAACACATGCTGTTGTTTAGTATATTTGCAATATTTGAGacaaaaattttacatttcccagtaaatattttaatctggAAATCATCAGCAGGGGTCTTTCTGTTTCTGTAACGAGGCGCCTGATTGGTTGTAGATTTATTGAGTCAGTGATCAGTGTGACGCAGAGAAGACCGGAAGTGACCAGACGAGCTGTAATATCTCCACGGTATGGAAATGAACACAGCGCTTCACATCCACATATAACCTGGTATAAAATAACGGGGTAAGTTGGAAACCATGctcaaagaataaaaaaaaaaataagcatgaaCAACAGATACTACTTCGTGCTTTCTCTTTGCACATCTGTTACATCTGTTACATCTCAGCCTCACAGATTTGATTGACAGGTGCATTCTTAGGCTTCTTAACCCAAAAGCAGCTGCAATACAACTAAGCTGTCTAAAATTactaaggattttttttatattttacatttctattttatatttgtatagtgtattataacaTTTGTGTAATAAAATCTATCCATGCAAATCTCTTAATAGCCTGAAGAGggcatagaaacaaaacacatggCTGTGAAGGGGAGtgggaattatatatatatatatatatatatatatatatatatatatatatatatatatatatatatatatatataactatcaatataactataacagactaatttaaatattagtaaaagataacacaagtgaatacatgcagtttttaaatgaaggttcttattattgagggaaaacaaaatccgaaaatgtgtgaaaaagtgtttgctccctgttaaaactgtggtttatcacacctgctcacaatcaagaaatctcttaaataggacctgcctgacaaagtaaaGTAGACCCAAAGATTCTTAAAATCTAGACATcgtgccgagatccaaagaaattcagaaacaaatgagaaagaaagtaattaagatctatcagtctggaaaaggttataaaaccatttctaaagctttgggactccagcgaaccacaatgagagccattattcacaaatagcaaaaacatggaacagtggagaaccttcccaggagtgaccggccgaccaaaattacctcatgagcacagcgacgactcgtccaagaggtcacaaaagaccccaaaacaacatccaaagaactgcaggcctcacttgcctcagttaaggtcagtgttcatgactccaccataagaaagagacggggcaaaaatggtctgcatggcaaaGTTCCAAGATAAAAAGTTTTggcagaaaaaatattgatgatcccaagattttggggaaaatACTTTGTGGAATGACGAGACAAAAAtgtgaactttttggaaggtgtgtgtcccattacgtctggcataaagataacaccgcatttcagaaaaagaacatcatactaacagtaaaatatggtggtggtcaTTTTATGATGTTAAAATGTATGCTTTTGCTTGAGATAACGTATGcaggcagtgcagctgtggctgcagtgaaaggagatttgTTGAATTATAAATCATTTGCATACTTCGGGACCATCCTTTAGCTTTTCCGTGGTCTCTTAGACTGATATGTGCTTTAGCCAATCAGCAACGAGCAAATTATGTTCTGTAAGGagtaaaaatgtgctttttacaGAAGAACCTCACTAGTTTACTATGTTTGTTCAGCTCCACTTTCAAAGCCTTTTCTCTTCTCTATTAATTAGTCCCTCGTGTCCTCTCAGCTCGAATAATCATTCccgtttttacatttctctggAATGGGTCTCAGTTCCTGTCATTAGGATCGCTAGATGAAAGACCTACTTAGCTGAAGATCTATCCAAGGAATAAGAGCGCTGCAGTTTAGGTGCATTAGCAACCACCTACATGCATATTTCTCAATTGGTAACGATGCTGTATTATGTTCTTGGTACTGCATATGCCGCATATGTTATAAGACAGGAGACAGTGGAGGGTCCCGTCAGTCTGTGAATCAGTTTGTGATTCTGTTTCACCTGCTCttactgtaattaaaaaaaaagctgtaagtGCTGCACTGCTGTTTTAGCACATAACGTGTGCTaaaccttttgtgtgtgtgtgcctgtctgtGCACTCTCGTCAGCTTAGGTTGCATGCTGCTCTGTCTCTTTGGCTTTTTTGTTAAGAGCTGCGTCACATTGAAGCAGGCCTGCAGCAGAAGAGAAAGGCTGAATAGGGAGGCCACCTTCCCTCCAGCTCACTGCCTTAAAGTGACCTTTCCTATTGAACACTTTCACTCTCATTGACGTTAACAGCATGGGAAAGAGCATGATGTAGTACTGACTTCCCTGATTTTAACGCTAAAGTGATATGATCCCAGCTGGATTGTCCTAATTGCCTAGGTTTATGTTACAGTACTAACAGCTGGTCTGATATTTCGGAACGTTGAGTATATAGAATGAAAAGCAGGAATGCATTAACCAGGGGGAAGCAATTTATTAGAGTTACATTTAATGATTTGTGCTTTTGCCTCATTATGtggacaaataaatacaaatgaataaatatgtgaTAATATGGGTTTCAGTTCTATATTTGAGAAGCAATAGAAGAGTTTTAGCAATGGGAGATAAAGAAGTGTAAATATTATAAGcgtaataattttttattgactATGATATACCTAAGTAATTACTGTGCCTCCATAGAGTAGATTCACTAGACAACCTTACTAAAACTGTTCACAAAACTGATGTTATTCAAGTTGTCAagtggttgtttttttaattgacacaTGATCAGTGGTGATGAGGGCATATGTGCTCATAAGTGTTCTCTCAACTCTAAACCAAGCTTtggaaataaaaattgtattgttaTATTTGCGTATGGGTTCACGTTTCAATTCTTATATGTGTGAATGCTTATTAGGGATGATTTATTTGTACTTTCAGGTATGCTTTTATAAGAATGCGTAAGCATCTGTGTGATGGAGGGCTTTAGGACCCAGCCCTGGTTCTTTGACTGTCTCatagaaaacacagacactagCGCAGTAGCATtgctctccacacacacacacatcagcaccAGATACACACTATGCATCCATATGCACTGTTCATCCTAATAGACCAGACCTCTTAGACGGCTcgcattctcacacacactcattcagatTTCAAGGCTTCATGTGCCAATCCTCTGCTCATCAGTGAGCATCAGTGCTGGCCTTCTACTGGATAAGGCTCATTTCTGCTGGACCTAGAGGAGACAGCAAGTTTGATCCAATCATGatacagatggagagagaggacagagtggtGTGTGATGGAAAACAGGAGAAGTAGGGAGTGTGACAGAGGAAAACGGAAAGGTTGAGACCATATTGCTGTCTTGGGAAGGGCAGGGAGTCTTAAGCAACACTGGAGCGGCATGTCTCAAATGAAGAGGTACACTTACAATAGGGTGAGTGACAAGCAGGTAAATTAACAAGAATACTATTTCCTATTCACATTCACTGTGCACCATAGAAAGCACACAATGCTTTATGCTATGTCAAAAGATATGTGGATAGTGATGTCTCCATGTGGCTTTGTGATCAGGAGAAGCATGACATCATAATAGGTAATATAGCATGACCGGAAGTGTATTGAAATGACCCATGATGATGTCACTCAgttatactcttttttttttttttttttagcctagTGTTAAATGAGCTCTCATTGAATTCAGCATTCAGTttgaatttgtgtttttgtttgtttaccagTCATATGTTTCATTTATAGCTTTCATCATAATTTTTTAACagtgtacaaaaatatttgagaTCATGCACatattacattttgtaatacaaatatatattgagCAAATTCAGAATTTAAATCATGCATAATTTCTAagtttttaattgcattttctttcccccttc harbors:
- the nat8 gene encoding probable N-acetyltransferase camello produces the protein MAELQIRRYKDDDKEDVKEIFMLGMSEHVPSSCMYVLKQPPTQMLLACVFCALLASSKSILLPVLAVTLLLAAGRQLIIYMFSRYIQVCLQKDLDYIQETYVDAVNSCFWVAEYQGRVVGTVACLPAEQNKVCLELKRMSVMRSYRGRGIAKALCRTVADFAQQRGIPAVILYTSVVQTDAHKLYENVGYKKVREFVAPEFMAKITNFTLFEYRLDLQQPGN
- the LOC124401823 gene encoding probable N-acetyltransferase CML5, producing the protein MWYQIREYEDKDYSSVRELYSTNFREHKGAVCILTLKQLWVQSLLLGLFIFFFFMFGSLLASILCLSGVLLAGRFAVLCIFEQGVQLGLNEDLRDIGASYMQPGQVSCFWVAETKGCLVGTVAILPCVTEPGAWELKRISVRQEFRQRGLAKALCQKALQFVARHKVERVVLFTSLVQSDAHKLYHSLGFHKEEEFVWPSIYARLINFLVFKYTCSYI